From Sphingomonas hengshuiensis, one genomic window encodes:
- a CDS encoding PilZ domain-containing protein, giving the protein MEVLQASPMPFPPLPGSAIAPVERAPRTMTTLLVGKLLCGAAGDHPCRIRNLSATGMLVETSQPLLPGQPVTVELRGGDRLDAAVAWAASGRAGLRFLVPASVDAILANARPHDAVQSFARLWAPARGPSAAS; this is encoded by the coding sequence GTGGAAGTCCTGCAAGCCAGCCCGATGCCCTTCCCGCCCTTGCCCGGTTCGGCGATCGCGCCGGTCGAGCGCGCACCGCGGACCATGACGACGTTGCTCGTCGGCAAGCTGCTGTGCGGCGCGGCGGGCGATCATCCCTGCCGCATTCGAAACCTCTCCGCGACGGGCATGCTCGTCGAGACCAGCCAGCCGCTTTTGCCCGGACAGCCGGTCACGGTCGAGCTGCGCGGCGGCGACCGGCTGGACGCCGCCGTCGCCTGGGCTGCGTCCGGCCGCGCCGGCTTGCGGTTCCTCGTCCCCGCCAGCGTCGACGCGATATTGGCCAACGCCCGGCCGCACGACGCCGTGCAGTCTTTCGCAAGGCTGTGGGCGCCAGCGCGCGGACCCTCCGCCGCTAGCTGA
- a CDS encoding flagellar basal body P-ring protein FlgI, whose translation MKRIAALILVLIATLAFAPYAAAQTRIKDVVDVENVRENQLVGYGLVVGLAGTGDRMRNAPFTEESMQAMLERMGVNIRGTQMRTQNVAAVSITATMPPFARSGSRIDVQVAALGDASSLQGGTLIASSLRALDGEIYAVAQGNVAVSGFKGQGAAASVSRGVTTSARIANGAIVEREVPYALTSAVSLKLALKNPDFATAARIAAAINGKYPGTAEVLDPGTVELSPGTRFAGGVIDLVTRIGDLEVRVDQPARIVINEASGTVVMNNDVRVTPVAIAQGGLTITVSEAPQVSQPAPMSNGETTVVPRTQVQVNDGNDASLATITGESLQSLVSGLNTLGVSPRDLITILQAVKSAGALQAEIEVQ comes from the coding sequence ATGAAGCGCATTGCCGCTCTGATACTGGTCCTGATCGCCACGCTGGCATTTGCCCCCTACGCGGCGGCACAGACGCGCATCAAGGACGTCGTCGATGTCGAGAATGTCCGCGAGAACCAGCTCGTCGGCTATGGCCTCGTCGTGGGTCTCGCGGGCACCGGCGATCGCATGCGCAACGCGCCGTTCACCGAGGAATCGATGCAGGCGATGCTCGAGCGGATGGGGGTCAACATCCGCGGCACGCAGATGCGGACCCAGAATGTCGCCGCCGTCTCGATCACCGCAACGATGCCGCCCTTTGCCCGCTCGGGCTCGCGGATCGATGTGCAGGTCGCAGCGCTGGGCGATGCCTCCAGCCTTCAGGGCGGAACGCTGATCGCCTCGTCGCTGCGCGCGCTCGACGGCGAGATCTACGCCGTCGCGCAGGGCAATGTCGCGGTGTCGGGCTTCAAGGGCCAGGGCGCCGCCGCCAGCGTCAGCCGGGGCGTCACCACTTCCGCGCGCATCGCCAATGGCGCGATCGTCGAGCGCGAAGTGCCCTATGCCCTCACCTCCGCCGTCAGCCTGAAGCTGGCGCTCAAAAACCCTGATTTCGCCACCGCCGCGCGGATTGCTGCGGCGATCAACGGCAAATATCCGGGCACCGCCGAGGTGCTCGATCCCGGCACGGTCGAACTGTCGCCGGGCACCCGCTTCGCCGGCGGCGTGATCGACCTGGTCACGCGCATCGGCGACCTCGAGGTCCGCGTCGACCAGCCCGCGCGGATCGTCATCAACGAAGCCTCGGGCACCGTCGTGATGAACAACGACGTGCGCGTGACCCCGGTCGCGATCGCGCAGGGCGGGCTCACCATCACCGTGAGCGAAGCGCCGCAGGTCTCGCAGCCCGCGCCGATGTCCAACGGAGAGACCACCGTCGTCCCCCGCACCCAGGTTCAGGTCAATGACGGCAACGACGCCTCGCTGGCGACGATCACGGGGGAATCGCTGCAATCTTTGGTCAGCGGGCTGAATACGCTCGGCGTGTCCCCCCGCGACCTGATCACCATTCTCCAGGCCGTGAAGAGCGCAGGCGCGCTCCAGGCCGAAATCGAGGTCCAATAA
- the flgC gene encoding flagellar basal body rod protein FlgC, translating to MDLKASLGVSASGLRAQSLRMRVIAENLANQDSVATTPGGDPYRRRVASFQAEVDRNTGATGVKLTGIQTDKSNFTRVYQPGHPAADGEGYVLKPNVNGLVEAADMKSAQRSYEANLNAIEAAKSLTMRTIDLLK from the coding sequence ATGGACTTGAAGGCATCGCTCGGCGTCTCCGCATCGGGGCTTCGCGCCCAGTCGTTGCGGATGCGCGTGATCGCGGAGAATCTGGCCAACCAGGATTCGGTCGCGACCACGCCGGGCGGCGACCCGTATCGCCGCCGCGTCGCCAGCTTCCAGGCCGAAGTCGACCGCAACACCGGCGCCACCGGCGTCAAGCTGACCGGCATCCAGACCGACAAATCCAACTTCACCCGCGTCTATCAGCCCGGCCATCCGGCGGCAGACGGCGAGGGCTATGTGCTGAAGCCCAACGTCAACGGCCTCGTCGAGGCCGCCGACATGAAATCGGCGCAGCGCAGCTACGAAGCCAATCTCAATGCCATCGAGGCCGCGAAGAGCCTGACGATGCGCACCATCGACCTGCTCAAGTAA
- the fliR gene encoding flagellar biosynthetic protein FliR, whose amino-acid sequence MIVPADLELQVTAFFIVFARVGAVLMLLPVFGEDAVPGRIRLMIAFAMSAALYGILGAPARAAVAGGAVLPAVIVAELMTGLAMGMIVKILFFSISMAGSIVSMQIGLSAAMIFDPAQSSQAPLLSKFAGIAAALVCMGMQVHHLWLGAIINSYQSFPIGGLPPMQDFAQLAIEAIGRSMTLGISLAAPLIVYGIAFNVALGLAARISPAIQVFFIAQPLNLLLGLSLAAATIGTMLTFFGQAMGDAMQGGW is encoded by the coding sequence ATGATCGTCCCCGCCGACCTGGAGCTTCAGGTCACTGCCTTTTTCATCGTGTTCGCGCGCGTCGGCGCGGTGCTGATGCTGTTGCCCGTGTTCGGCGAAGACGCCGTGCCGGGCCGCATCCGGCTGATGATCGCCTTTGCGATGTCGGCGGCGCTGTACGGCATCCTCGGCGCCCCTGCCCGCGCGGCGGTTGCGGGCGGCGCGGTGCTGCCCGCGGTGATCGTGGCCGAGCTGATGACGGGCCTCGCAATGGGGATGATCGTCAAGATCCTGTTCTTCTCGATCTCGATGGCGGGATCGATCGTCAGCATGCAAATCGGGCTTTCCGCCGCCATGATCTTTGATCCGGCCCAGTCGAGCCAGGCGCCTTTGCTGTCGAAATTCGCTGGGATCGCCGCGGCTTTGGTGTGCATGGGGATGCAGGTCCACCATCTCTGGCTGGGCGCGATCATCAACAGCTATCAGAGCTTCCCCATCGGCGGCCTGCCCCCGATGCAGGATTTCGCGCAGCTCGCGATCGAGGCGATCGGGCGGTCGATGACGCTGGGGATCAGCCTCGCGGCGCCGCTGATCGTGTACGGCATCGCGTTCAACGTCGCGCTGGGGCTCGCCGCGCGCATATCGCCTGCGATCCAGGTGTTCTTCATCGCCCAGCCGCTGAACCTGCTGCTCGGCCTCAGCCTCGCCGCCGCGACGATCGGGACGATGCTCACCTTTTTCGGCCAGGCGATGGGCGACGCGATGCAGGGCGGCTGGTAA
- a CDS encoding FliM/FliN family flagellar motor switch protein yields MSVLDGIMIDLSIVLGSAEVPIKQILQMSRGAMIPLDCGQDDPSLIYVNGELVAMGRILVDEDQMSIEVSEIVRKQQH; encoded by the coding sequence ATGTCGGTACTCGATGGAATTATGATCGACCTGTCGATCGTGCTCGGATCGGCGGAGGTGCCGATCAAGCAGATATTACAGATGAGCCGCGGCGCGATGATCCCGCTCGATTGCGGGCAGGACGACCCCAGCCTCATCTATGTCAACGGCGAACTCGTCGCGATGGGACGCATCCTGGTCGACGAGGACCAGATGTCGATCGAGGTTTCCGAGATCGTCCGGAAGCAGCAGCACTGA
- a CDS encoding chemotaxis protein CheD translates to MRRVSIVQGENAILGEPNVVISTLLGSCVAACLYDPVAKVGGMNHFLLGEPGADQTVAKSDMSRYGIHAMELLINGMMAKGAVRNRLQAHLYGGATIVQGLGAIGASNAAFAKRFMEAEGISVGHCDLGGRSARKIEFMPYDGRSRCTHVAERVPEPVPVSIPRPVDGGDLELF, encoded by the coding sequence ATGCGCCGGGTCTCGATTGTCCAGGGCGAGAACGCCATATTGGGCGAGCCGAACGTCGTGATCTCCACGCTGCTCGGCAGTTGCGTCGCGGCATGCCTGTACGATCCGGTCGCAAAGGTCGGGGGCATGAACCATTTCCTGCTGGGCGAGCCCGGCGCAGACCAGACCGTCGCGAAGAGCGACATGTCGCGATACGGCATCCACGCGATGGAATTGCTGATCAACGGCATGATGGCAAAGGGCGCGGTCCGCAACCGGCTCCAGGCGCACCTCTATGGCGGTGCCACCATCGTCCAGGGGCTCGGCGCGATCGGGGCATCCAATGCCGCGTTCGCCAAGCGCTTCATGGAGGCAGAAGGCATTTCGGTGGGGCATTGCGACCTGGGCGGGCGCAGCGCCCGCAAGATCGAGTTCATGCCCTATGACGGGCGCAGCCGCTGCACCCATGTCGCCGAACGCGTGCCCGAGCCCGTCCCCGTTTCGATACCCCGTCCGGTCGACGGCGGAGATTTGGAGTTGTTCTGA
- a CDS encoding flagellar basal body protein: protein MSTLPLLAGIRERMMNLSERQRVIAQNIANSETPGYKTRDVAEPNFAAMVGGSGMVARPKVELTAAMKRLGAVQPVGAGIVLDKDITETKPDGNNVTLEDQLLKLGQVQADFTAMTSLYRKQQLMLKTALGRGGGG from the coding sequence ATGAGCACGCTGCCCCTGCTTGCCGGCATCCGCGAGCGGATGATGAACCTGTCCGAACGCCAGCGCGTGATCGCGCAGAACATCGCGAACAGCGAAACCCCAGGCTACAAGACGCGCGACGTCGCCGAGCCGAACTTCGCGGCGATGGTCGGCGGCAGCGGCATGGTCGCGCGCCCGAAGGTCGAACTGACGGCGGCGATGAAGCGGCTGGGCGCGGTGCAGCCGGTGGGGGCGGGGATCGTGCTCGACAAGGACATTACCGAGACCAAGCCGGACGGCAACAACGTGACGCTGGAAGACCAGTTGCTCAAGCTGGGGCAGGTCCAGGCGGATTTTACGGCGATGACGAGTTTGTATCGGAAGCAGCAACTGATGCTGAAGACTGCGCTGGGGCGTGGTGGCGGGGGCTGA
- a CDS encoding oxidoreductase: protein MSGFSESDVTDQSGKTFVVTGANSGLGFEITRVLAARRARVVMACRSKPKADAAIMRIRALNPGAELEFLAYDQSDLDSIRTAAETLSAGPVIDVLINNAGVMEFTLSQTKQGFEQHFGTNHLGSFAFTCLLLPKLAEASVPRVVITGSASHRTGVIDFDDLDNAGKGYGHSSRYANSKLANMLFLFELDQRLRAAGSPIIAIGSHPGLAITSLGREQRLLRSIVVPLAKLLRFNTAAMGAWPSLQAATSVVNPGGYYGPIGWNELKGPSGPSGRSPNAVDATIAQRLWDRSIKLTGVDVTPL from the coding sequence ATGAGCGGATTTTCCGAAAGCGACGTGACAGATCAGAGCGGCAAGACATTCGTGGTCACTGGCGCGAATTCCGGATTGGGATTTGAGATAACGCGCGTACTAGCGGCTCGGCGCGCGCGCGTCGTCATGGCCTGCCGCAGCAAGCCCAAAGCGGACGCCGCGATCATGCGTATCCGCGCGCTGAACCCGGGCGCCGAGCTGGAATTTCTCGCATACGATCAGAGCGATCTCGACAGCATCCGCACTGCCGCTGAAACGCTTTCCGCAGGCCCTGTGATCGACGTGCTGATCAACAATGCAGGCGTGATGGAGTTTACTCTCTCCCAAACCAAACAAGGGTTCGAGCAGCACTTCGGAACAAATCACCTGGGAAGCTTCGCCTTCACCTGCCTGCTGCTTCCAAAATTGGCAGAAGCCTCAGTACCGCGCGTGGTGATCACCGGCAGCGCATCGCACAGGACCGGAGTGATCGACTTCGACGACCTCGACAACGCGGGAAAGGGATACGGTCACTCGTCTCGCTACGCCAACAGCAAGCTCGCGAACATGTTGTTCCTCTTCGAACTCGACCAGCGTCTCAGGGCCGCGGGTTCGCCGATAATCGCGATCGGCTCTCATCCAGGCTTGGCGATAACGAGTCTCGGCCGAGAGCAGCGGCTGTTGAGATCGATCGTTGTCCCGCTGGCAAAGCTATTGCGGTTCAACACGGCAGCGATGGGGGCATGGCCATCGCTTCAGGCTGCGACAAGCGTCGTCAACCCGGGGGGCTATTATGGCCCGATCGGATGGAATGAATTGAAAGGGCCCTCTGGGCCGTCGGGCCGCAGTCCGAACGCTGTGGATGCGACGATTGCGCAACGGCTTTGGGATCGCTCGATCAAGCTGACGGGCGTCGACGTCACCCCGCTCTAG
- a CDS encoding rod-binding protein, which produces MPDIAPVTPAAPPPAMPRVDARNAATARNFEAVFLGQMTQLMLESVDREGGFGGGHGEDMFRGVLAEKLGTEMAKRGGIGLAPAVLDQILKLQQGR; this is translated from the coding sequence ATGCCCGACATCGCCCCCGTAACCCCCGCCGCGCCGCCCCCTGCCATGCCCAGGGTCGATGCCAGGAACGCCGCCACCGCGCGCAATTTCGAGGCCGTCTTTCTCGGCCAGATGACCCAGCTAATGCTCGAGAGCGTCGATCGCGAGGGCGGTTTCGGCGGCGGGCATGGCGAAGACATGTTCCGCGGCGTGCTCGCGGAGAAGCTGGGCACCGAAATGGCCAAGCGCGGCGGCATCGGCCTCGCGCCGGCGGTGCTCGATCAGATCCTCAAGCTGCAACAGGGCCGATAA
- a CDS encoding TetR/AcrR family transcriptional regulator, producing the protein MIDAAAAIISDEGVEGFTLRAAARRAGVSPGAPAHHFGNIKGLLTEVATLAYKELYHCFSTVERGATPGATLRSMARAYIDFALNNPGRFQLMYRKDLVNRLDARYAQASKATLEMFALAAADVYGVSDLAVEGQSTGYAGIIAAWSTAHGIAHLALEEKLDFVTQGEHRMRDFMDRALPSILESQWPG; encoded by the coding sequence ATGATTGACGCCGCCGCCGCCATCATTTCCGACGAAGGGGTAGAGGGCTTTACATTGCGCGCAGCGGCACGCCGGGCTGGCGTTTCTCCCGGGGCACCCGCCCATCACTTCGGCAACATAAAAGGTTTACTGACCGAGGTGGCCACGCTCGCCTATAAGGAGCTTTATCACTGTTTCAGTACGGTCGAGCGCGGCGCCACGCCTGGGGCGACGCTGCGGTCCATGGCGCGGGCCTATATTGACTTCGCCCTGAACAACCCGGGCCGTTTTCAATTGATGTACCGCAAAGATCTCGTGAACCGGTTGGATGCGCGATACGCACAAGCCAGCAAAGCCACGCTGGAGATGTTCGCCCTTGCAGCAGCAGACGTCTACGGGGTCTCCGACCTTGCGGTCGAAGGCCAGAGCACGGGATATGCAGGCATCATCGCTGCGTGGTCCACTGCCCACGGCATCGCTCACCTGGCTCTGGAAGAGAAGCTGGATTTCGTGACGCAGGGCGAGCACAGAATGCGCGACTTCATGGATCGCGCTTTGCCATCGATTCTTGAGTCCCAATGGCCTGGGTGA
- the fliP gene encoding flagellar type III secretion system pore protein FliP (The bacterial flagellar biogenesis protein FliP forms a type III secretion system (T3SS)-type pore required for flagellar assembly.) translates to MRKLAGAALLLVLLPLTAHAQAQGATINIGGEGAMSARAIQLVLMLTVLSLAPGLLMTVTSFTRMVVALSLLRTGIGAPGVPPNPVIISLALFLSFFVMAPTFETAWNQGVDPYTKGKITETQAFERTAEPFRKFMLGQVRDSDLKMFADLAGKPIADRTATPLSTLAPAFMISELRRAFEIGFLLLLPFLVIDLAVSAVLMAMGMMMLPPPTIALPMKIIFFVLVDGWALVAGSLIKSFAT, encoded by the coding sequence ATGCGTAAGCTCGCCGGGGCCGCCCTGCTGCTGGTGCTGCTGCCGCTGACGGCGCACGCCCAGGCGCAAGGCGCCACGATCAACATCGGCGGCGAAGGCGCGATGTCCGCGCGGGCGATCCAGCTCGTGCTGATGCTGACCGTGCTCAGCCTCGCGCCGGGGCTGTTGATGACCGTCACCAGCTTTACGCGCATGGTCGTAGCACTCTCGCTGCTGCGCACCGGCATCGGCGCGCCCGGCGTGCCGCCCAACCCGGTGATCATCAGCCTGGCGCTGTTCCTGTCGTTCTTCGTGATGGCGCCGACGTTCGAGACGGCGTGGAACCAGGGTGTCGATCCCTATACCAAGGGCAAGATCACCGAGACCCAGGCGTTTGAGCGCACCGCAGAGCCGTTCCGCAAATTCATGCTGGGGCAGGTGCGCGACAGCGACCTCAAGATGTTCGCCGATCTGGCGGGCAAGCCGATCGCCGATCGCACCGCGACGCCGTTGAGCACGCTGGCCCCGGCGTTCATGATTTCCGAGCTGCGCCGCGCGTTCGAAATCGGCTTCCTGCTGCTGCTGCCGTTCCTTGTCATCGATCTGGCAGTGTCGGCGGTGCTGATGGCGATGGGCATGATGATGCTGCCGCCGCCGACGATCGCGTTGCCGATGAAGATCATCTTCTTCGTGCTCGTCGACGGATGGGCGCTGGTCGCGGGATCGCTGATCAAGAGCTTCGCCACCTGA
- a CDS encoding flagellar motor protein MotB — MASPNADRPIIIKKVKKVAGGHHGGAWKVAYADFVTAMMAFFMLLWLISNPDKARLKGLAQYFTPSVGDSAPATPVMGASTGAGGQARKSATEPTKAKGTPTSDAATAGAARGGTANVPDASMRVIATELRIALDSVPQDRGEKQSVDIQPDRDGLRISLMDTDRQSMFRGGTADLNPYARAMLAKIAARLANSGSQIAIEGHTDGSGGQSDANWRLSGERALAARSALIAAGVTPDRFAEIVAMGATKPVYPDQPDRPENRRITIVLKGEASALPSDSSFRF, encoded by the coding sequence GTGGCATCGCCGAATGCCGACCGGCCGATCATCATCAAGAAGGTCAAGAAGGTCGCCGGCGGACATCACGGCGGCGCCTGGAAGGTTGCCTATGCCGATTTCGTCACGGCGATGATGGCGTTCTTCATGCTGCTCTGGCTGATCTCGAACCCCGACAAGGCACGGCTGAAGGGTCTTGCCCAATATTTCACGCCGAGCGTGGGCGACAGCGCACCGGCGACGCCCGTGATGGGCGCCTCGACCGGCGCCGGCGGCCAGGCGCGCAAATCGGCGACCGAGCCGACCAAGGCGAAGGGCACCCCGACCAGCGACGCGGCGACCGCGGGCGCCGCGCGCGGCGGCACCGCCAATGTGCCCGACGCATCGATGCGCGTCATCGCGACCGAGCTGCGGATCGCGCTGGATTCGGTGCCGCAGGACCGCGGCGAGAAACAGTCGGTCGACATCCAGCCGGACCGCGACGGGCTGCGCATCTCGCTGATGGATACCGATCGCCAGTCGATGTTCCGCGGCGGCACCGCCGATCTCAATCCCTATGCCCGCGCGATGCTGGCAAAGATCGCGGCGCGGCTTGCCAATTCGGGTTCGCAGATCGCGATCGAAGGGCATACCGACGGCAGCGGCGGCCAGAGCGACGCCAACTGGCGGCTCTCGGGCGAGCGCGCGCTCGCGGCACGCTCGGCGCTGATCGCAGCGGGCGTCACCCCGGATCGCTTTGCCGAAATCGTCGCGATGGGCGCGACCAAGCCGGTCTATCCCGACCAGCCCGATCGCCCCGAAAACCGCCGCATCACGATCGTGCTGAAGGGCGAGGCGTCGGCACTGCCGAGCGACTCCAGCTTCCGATTCTAA
- a CDS encoding flagellar assembly protein FliX — MRIEGLSTILLRGAFAALPKVVPSFPMNEDGPRAMPQPPVSGPGAPPMPSVQMLVALAAGDPGIERRRKQAVDAERGLDALDRLHREVLAGTPSVARLQEIAEWSQGFTNPDDPVLKDILSEIDLRVRVELAKFDVEA; from the coding sequence GTGCGCATCGAAGGCCTTTCCACGATCCTGCTCCGCGGCGCCTTTGCGGCGCTGCCCAAGGTCGTGCCGAGCTTTCCGATGAACGAGGACGGGCCGCGCGCGATGCCGCAACCGCCGGTGTCCGGGCCGGGCGCCCCGCCGATGCCCAGCGTCCAGATGCTGGTGGCGCTCGCCGCCGGCGATCCGGGGATCGAGCGGCGGCGCAAACAGGCCGTGGATGCCGAACGCGGCCTCGACGCGCTCGACCGGCTGCACCGCGAAGTGCTGGCCGGCACGCCCAGCGTCGCGCGGTTGCAGGAGATCGCCGAATGGTCGCAGGGGTTCACCAATCCCGACGATCCGGTGCTCAAGGACATTTTGTCGGAGATCGACCTGCGCGTGCGCGTGGAGCTGGCGAAGTTCGACGTCGAGGCGTGA
- a CDS encoding flagellar biosynthetic protein FliQ, translating into MTPDQVVELAEAALLLVLTVVGPLLLTSLIVGSIIGLLQALTQIQETTLTFVPKLFAMGIVFLLTLPAMGQALSGFMAKISDLIITG; encoded by the coding sequence GTGACGCCGGACCAGGTCGTCGAGTTGGCCGAAGCCGCGCTGCTGCTCGTCCTGACCGTGGTCGGGCCGCTGCTGCTGACCTCGCTCATCGTCGGCAGCATCATCGGCCTGCTCCAGGCGCTGACCCAGATCCAGGAAACCACCCTGACCTTCGTGCCCAAGCTGTTCGCGATGGGCATCGTGTTCCTGCTCACCCTGCCCGCAATGGGCCAGGCTTTGTCGGGATTCATGGCGAAGATCAGCGACCTGATCATCACCGGATGA
- a CDS encoding flagellar hook-basal body complex protein FliE, with protein sequence MSIGALDATSAYGRVAGLGNSIGKSVGKTEESGGFGAMVEGLVTGTADQMRVAEKASTAQVAGKGDLIDVVTAIGAAETALDTMVAVRDRVVSAYSDIMRMQI encoded by the coding sequence ATGTCTATCGGAGCATTGGACGCGACGTCCGCCTATGGCCGCGTCGCGGGGCTGGGCAACAGCATCGGAAAGTCGGTCGGCAAGACCGAGGAAAGCGGCGGCTTCGGCGCGATGGTCGAGGGGCTGGTCACCGGCACCGCCGACCAGATGCGCGTCGCCGAAAAGGCCTCGACCGCACAGGTCGCGGGCAAGGGCGACCTGATCGACGTCGTCACCGCGATCGGCGCGGCGGAAACCGCGCTCGACACGATGGTCGCGGTGCGCGATCGCGTCGTCAGCGCCTATTCCGACATCATGCGCATGCAGATCTGA
- a CDS encoding flagellar biosynthetic protein FliO, which translates to MDIFSMVRTLGALGLVLGMLAGSLWAVRRYDLKLPGRIAGGRGKRVELVERLTVDAKRSVALIRRDGCEHLILMGPEGHAMIETGITTAPTTPAQAVASPPQPAPQPEPVAALEPAPVAPQPAPVVPAFETYIDLPPVQRPHAPRRPRARAPRVTARWNRAAVREALNA; encoded by the coding sequence ATGGATATCTTTTCGATGGTCCGCACGCTCGGGGCGCTCGGGCTGGTGCTCGGCATGCTCGCGGGTTCGCTATGGGCGGTGCGCCGGTACGACCTGAAGTTGCCCGGGCGCATCGCCGGCGGGCGCGGCAAGCGAGTCGAGCTTGTCGAGCGGCTGACGGTCGATGCCAAGCGATCGGTCGCGCTGATCCGGCGCGACGGGTGCGAGCATTTGATCCTGATGGGGCCGGAGGGGCATGCGATGATCGAGACCGGCATCACGACGGCGCCGACGACACCCGCGCAGGCCGTCGCATCCCCGCCTCAGCCTGCGCCGCAGCCGGAGCCCGTCGCGGCCCTTGAGCCTGCGCCCGTTGCACCCCAGCCTGCGCCCGTCGTGCCTGCATTTGAGACCTATATCGACCTTCCCCCTGTCCAGCGGCCCCATGCTCCGCGCCGCCCGCGTGCGCGCGCGCCGCGCGTGACGGCGCGGTGGAACCGCGCGGCGGTCCGCGAGGCACTGAATGCGTAA
- the flhB gene encoding flagellar biosynthesis protein FlhB yields the protein MAEGSEEDKTLDPTDKKLDDARQKGDVPMAPEMRHATMFVAMLVVMGGLGVITVQGLGMILVRLWGGADEFRMSPDGAQAFATGILGAFATAMVPVLSAMFGFALLGGILQGRPMIAWTRIKPKFSKLNPVSGAARLFGKQSLVEFLKTLAKLCIVVGITYSVAWPHAAGIERLVGADLQATGAAANGIVWAMLQPIATLVGALALFDFVWQRRAYLKKMRMSLQEVKDEHKESEGDPKIKGKIRQMQMQRARSRMMANVPKASVVITNPTHYAIALQYDHGAMAAPVVVAKGVDAVALKIREIAAANNIPLVENRPLARALYASAELDRPIPVEHYAAVAEVISFVMRIARNRR from the coding sequence ATGGCCGAGGGCAGCGAAGAAGACAAAACACTCGACCCGACCGACAAGAAGCTCGACGATGCGCGCCAGAAGGGCGACGTGCCGATGGCGCCGGAAATGCGCCATGCGACGATGTTCGTCGCGATGCTGGTCGTGATGGGCGGATTGGGCGTGATCACCGTGCAGGGGCTGGGGATGATCCTGGTCCGGCTATGGGGCGGCGCCGACGAGTTTCGGATGAGCCCCGACGGCGCACAGGCCTTTGCCACCGGCATTTTGGGCGCCTTTGCCACCGCGATGGTCCCGGTGCTTTCCGCAATGTTCGGCTTCGCGCTGCTCGGCGGCATCCTCCAGGGGCGACCGATGATCGCGTGGACGCGGATCAAGCCCAAATTCTCCAAGCTCAATCCCGTCAGCGGCGCGGCGCGGCTGTTCGGCAAGCAATCGCTGGTCGAGTTCCTAAAGACCCTCGCCAAGCTCTGCATCGTCGTCGGCATCACCTATTCGGTCGCATGGCCGCACGCGGCGGGGATCGAGCGGCTGGTCGGCGCCGACCTCCAGGCGACCGGCGCCGCCGCCAACGGCATCGTCTGGGCAATGCTCCAGCCGATCGCGACGCTGGTCGGCGCGCTGGCGCTGTTCGATTTCGTCTGGCAGCGCCGCGCCTATCTCAAAAAGATGCGGATGAGCCTTCAGGAAGTGAAGGACGAGCATAAGGAAAGCGAAGGCGATCCCAAGATCAAGGGCAAGATCCGCCAGATGCAGATGCAGCGCGCGCGCAGCCGGATGATGGCGAACGTGCCCAAGGCCAGCGTCGTGATCACCAACCCGACGCACTATGCGATCGCGCTCCAATATGATCACGGCGCAATGGCGGCGCCGGTGGTGGTGGCGAAGGGCGTCGACGCCGTCGCGCTCAAGATCCGCGAAATCGCTGCTGCGAACAATATCCCGCTGGTCGAGAACCGCCCGCTCGCGCGCGCACTATACGCCAGCGCCGAGCTGGACCGCCCGATCCCGGTCGAACATTATGCGGCGGTGGCCGAAGTCATCAGCTTCGTGATGCGGATCGCGCGCAACCGGCGGTAG